The DNA window AATTACAAATGTTGTTCTTGTCTTGAGACTTACTAGTGACAGGTAAATTACTTGTCTTGTGACTATTTAGATGCACATTACTTGACATGGACCATGTGACTTACTAGTGAGCTAAATGGTGCAGGTATAtagatatgattatttttgtggAATTATTTTTGTGCATTCTTAACTGGTTGTAAGAGAGGAAAGTAGAAGACATACATATATTTCTTCTACATACACTTGTTCACGCATTTgtagatttttaaaaaactctttATTGATCGCATTTTGTTGTTTCAATCTCTGATTCTATGAGGCAGAAATCGTTTAGATTCATATCAGCTTTCCTACTCTTAGACTAAGATATGGTTTCCTATCCAAGGTCTTATATCATCATACTGTTACTGTACTTGATGTTGAATACATGTTTTTTTGAGgtagaaaatgttttaaaatggcTATGTGGTTGTGCTCAAATGCCTTGATGTCTTCACAGGTAATGTGGATCTCTCTGATCTTCTTTCAAGCATGGATGATCAAATTGCAAAAGCAAAAGAGCAGGCACTAAGCAGGAAGGATATTTTGGACAAGGTTGAGAAGTGGAGATATGCAACTGAGGAGAAATGGCTTGAAGAATATGAAAGGGTAAAATGCAGAAATTCAATCATTCTATTAAATGCCAATCCATTTTCTGTGGACTAATAGAACCTTATAGAACCTGCTTCTTCCACTTATTctgcttttatttttgaactaaATTAAGCTATTACACGTCTCCCAAATAGATAAAGTAAATGCAATTACAAATGTTGTTCTTGTCTTGTTTTGCTCCTCTTTTAGTATTGTGGCATTTATGTTTTGACTTATTAACATGACTTTGAATGGTTCCACTATCTTGATCCAAGCAGCAAAAAACCCATCATCAGCTTTTTGTGCCTTTTAGAGCGATCAATTGATAAgtcaaaatataaaagagagcCATCTAGTTTtacgaactttttttttttggttttgtcgAAATTTTTTTCACTTGCATGAATCTTTCTAGCGATCACATATTGCAGGAAATAAGTATTTTTGGCATTAAAGATCGTCGGATATAATATTTTCTGGCAGCATAAAGTCATTGGGAAAAGTGCTAATTTTTTCAAGCGAAAATTAACCGGGGTTATCTACTTTTTACTGGCAAGATTTTTGGATTTTACCGGTGAACTCTTTTGTTGCAAAAACTCTATTATTTCTAACTATTCCAAAATCTCACCGGAAATAGGCAGTTTGAGCGAAACAATTGCCGCTACAATGCGGTAAGCAAGCATTTTATAGCCGGAAAATGTTCTTTTCCGGCTAATGTTATGCTTTTTCTGATTATTCTTGTCACcgaaaaaaaaccatttttcttgtagtgtaaataaatataactaaattgaaaaaatagggTAAAGAATGaccggtccagtccagtcccTTTCTCACGAAACAGAAGATGAATGCAAGGAAAATAAGCATGAAGACACTGCACAAGTACACCACAGCATGCAGAGAACACCATGCAACAAGCAAGTTGATGAAAAGCACAATGCAGCAGATGAAAAGTGTAAAGCACTGGCACAGAAAAGCAAAATAACAAAAGGAAAGCATGGCACGACAGGTCAACCTTAAAGACTGCACTGATTACACACAAAAGCAAATAAAGTGATGAAAAGCAATGTCAAGGAAACAGATTGCAGTAGATTGCTTGTAAAACAGTAGAAAATGTAAAGTTAACTTTAGGAATTTTTGCTtctaatctttttgtttttctccttctgtgatgtgtatatatatgtagcagAACCTTGTATCATTTTAACTCAAGGAAATGAGAATTAGTTTTTCTCTATATTGAAACCTCAGTTCGAATTCTTGTTGTTCCTATTTCAtttctaacatggtatcagagcaagctATTTGTCCTGTTGTGTTTGCTTAAAATctgcaaataaatttaatctCTTGAGCCAtgacttcttcctcttcctcttctcctgtTTCCATTGCTGAGGACCCAAGTAGTCCATTCTTCCTACATCACAGTGACAATGCCAATACTGTCATTGTGTCACCCCCATTAACTGGTTTGAATTATATATCTTGGAGCAGGTAATTTCTGCTCTCCATTTCAATCAAAAACAAACTGGGCTTCCTCGATGGCACCATCAATACTCCTGAGTTGTCAGATCCCTCATATGTGTTGTGGTTGAGATGCAACAACATTTTATTAGCTTGGATCTTAAATTCTGTTCCAAAGGATATTGcttctaatgtatttttcatgACCCCAGCTAAGCAAGTTTGGGACAAACTCAAAGAAAGATTTGCTCAACCTGATGAAACTCGAATTTATCACCTCCAGCACAAGCTCAGTAGCATTGTTCAAGGGCACCTCTCTGTAAGTGATTACTTCACACAACTTAATGCTATTTGGGAAGAACTACACAGCTATAGACCACTTCCTTGTTGTTCTTGTGGAAAGTGCACTTGTGATGCCTTAAAAACTGTTGGTGAGGCCAACAAGGAGAAtatgtttttaagtttttaatggGCTTAAATGATAGCTATGATTCTGTGAGGGGgcaaatcattttactaagtCCCTTACCTTCATTAGACAAGACCTTTTCACTAATTTTGCAAGAAGAAAGACAAAGGCAGGCTAGAAATACAGCACTACCCATCTCAGAGTCATCTGCCCTTTTAGCCTACCAAAATGTTcccaagaaaagggaaaaattagACTTGATTTGTCACCACTGTGATAAGGTTGGACATACGAAGGATAAGTGCTATAAATTAGTAGGATTCCcaccaaattttaaatttacaaaaactaaATTTGGAAGTAATCCTACTGCATAATATTCTGCAAATCAAGTTGCTGCACAAGTTGTCTCATCACCTCAGGAAGCACCTGCTCCAGCTGCTTCTCAGTTGAATCTCTCTCAGGCACAAGCATAGCATCTCATGGCTCTTGTCAATGCTCAATTTCCTCAGCTAAGCTTGGGACAAACCAAACCAATTTTGCCTACTCCTGCTTCTGCCAAAGCAGACACTATTGAAACCAGCTCTTCAAACACACCCTACTCAAACTTAGTAGGTAATTATCACTGCCTCACCACTCTCTCATTACCTGTTAAACACTTCCATCCCATGAACAATGAACATTGCTTGTTAAATCAGCTCAGTTCTATAAATCACTGCAAACATAACTCACCTCCTCAAAATGAACAATCTGATGGTTATAACACACCATGGATCATGGATACAGGAGCCACTGATCACATGGTGTGCTCCACCTCATTTTTTGACAAACCCTCTTCTTGCATACAAGCCTTTGTACAACTTCCTAATGGTACAAAGGCTCAAGTTACATACATAGGAACAATCAAACTTTCAGAATCATTAATCCTGACTGATGTCCTATGTGTACCCTCGTTTACTTTCAATTTGATCTCAGTCAGTAAGCTCACTCAAAGACCAAATATATGCCTATTTTTCTCAAATGATTTGTGCTTCATTCAGGCCCTCTCTTTATGGATGACGATTGGACTTGCTAAAGTCCATGCTGGCCTATATTATCTGCTGCATTGTCCTCATGACAGCAACATCAACCCTCCTCCAACTCTCTCAAATCAAACTCGAGTCAATCAAGCTGCCACACAACAAGATTTTGATCTATGACACTTTAGATTAGGACATTTATCTTCACAAAGGATGAGTTTAATTCATTCTCATATTCCTAATGTAAAGTCCAAGGACCATTCTCAGTGTAAAATCTGCCATTTGGCTAAGCAAAGGCATGTTTCTTTTCCTGCAAGTGTATCATCTAGTTCACTCCCTTTTGACTTAATACACtgtgatatatggggaccaTATTCTCAAGCCTCACTTCAAGGTTTTCATTACTTTCTAACCATTGTGGATGACTTTTCTAGAGTGACTTGGATTTTCCTgataaaactaaaatcaaatacaaGATCCATTTTACAATCATTCTTCCAACTCATAGACACTCAATTCAataagaaagtaaagaaaatcaGGACTGACAATGGTCTTGAATTTGACATGTCAAACTTTTATAAAGATCATGGCATTGTCTACCAAAAGTCTTGTGTGTATACCCCTTAACAGAATGGTGTTGTTGAGAGGAAACACCAACGTCTCTTAAATGTAGCCCAAGCTCTTCTCTTCCAAGCTGCATTACCCACTCAATTATGGGGAGATGCAGTCCTAACAGCTGCATACATCATCAACAGAATACCCACACCCcttctttaaaataaatctcCCTGTGAAATACTCTTTTCCTCACCACCTTCATATTCTCACCTTAGAGTCTTTGGATGCTTGAGTTATGCTAGCACCAACAAGCACCACAGAACTAAGTTTGAGCCACGTGCTAAACCCTGCATTTTTCTGGGATACCCTACAAATGTCAAGGGTTATAAGCTTTATGACATGGAAACTCATTCCACATTCATTTCCAGAAATGTCATATTTCATGAATCTGTCTTTCCATTCCAATCTCCCACCTGCATTCTTTCTCCTCCTCTCTCATTTCCTCAAAATCTGGTACTCCCACCTGCACTACCAGATGACACACTCTCACCCACTTCCATGTTACAACCTGTCCCAACAGATGACTCACCTCCACCCAATCACATCTCACAAACCATCTCACAATTTGAAACACCTCAGCCCCTTACCTCCCTTGATTCACCTCCTCCTTCACCCCAACAACATGAGTTGCCTATCACCCAAACCCTTCGAAGATCCACTAGAGAAAGGCATCAACCTGCCTATCTCCACCAATATCACTGTCAAACAGCAGCCTCCACATCTTCTTCAACTCTTCACCCACTCCACCATCACTTGACCTACAAACATCTCTCCCCATCCCACTAGTCTTTTTCTGCTTCCCTTTCATTATTTTCTGAACCATCCTCCTATAGTGAAGCTGTCAAATTCAAGCATTGGCAGGATGCCATAGACACTGAACTCAGTGCCTTAGAAGAGAACAACACTTGGACTGTCACTTCTCTTCCCCCCAACAAAGTTGCAATTGGTTGCAAATATGTCTTAAAAGTCAAGCTCCAATCTAATGGATCACTTGAAAGACACAAAGCAAGGCTTGTAGCAAAGGGATACACTCAAAGGAAAGGTTTTGATTTCCAAGAGACCTTTAGTCCAGTGGCCAAGCTCACCACAGTTCGAGTCTTTCTTGCCTTGGCCTCCATTCAAAACTGgtttttatctcaaatggaTGTTCATAATGCTTTTTTACATGGGGATCTTGATGTGTAAATTTATATGGATTTACCACCTGGTTACCACATTCACAGAGAGCTGCTTGAGGGGGAGAAACTGGTATGCAAGCTGAATAAGTCCATCtatggacttaaacaagcaTCAAGGCAATAGTTTTCGAAATTCTCCAATTCACTCACTGCCATTGGTTTTAGTCAATCCAAATCCGACTACTCTTTATTCACCAAAGGGAATAAAAAAGGAGCCTTCACAGCACTCttagtttatgtggatgacatcaTAATAGGAGACAATTCTCAAAGAGAAATTGATCTGCTCAAAGCTCACCTCCAtggaaaattcaaaatcaagGAACTTGGACCCCTCAAATACTTCCTAGGACTAGAGATTGCAAGATCATCAGCTGGGATAAATGTTTGTCAAAGGAAGTACACCCTTGAAATCTTGAAAGACTCAGGGTTACTTGGCACCAAACCTGCCTCCACACCTATTGAGTTAAATCACAAATTGAGTCATACCACAAATGAGATCCTACAAGACCCTACAACCTATAGAAGACTCATTGGAAGACTCATCTACCTGACCATTATCAGGCCAGACATTACATATGCAGTAAATGTGCTGAGCCAGTTTATGGACAGACCATCACAAGCACACCTACATTCAGCTTATAGAGTCCTTAGGTATCTAAAAGGTTCTATAGGCCAGGGCATCTTTCTGTCATCAAAGTCATCTCTACACTTGAAAGCCTACAGTGATTCTGATTGGGCTGCATGTCCTGAAACTAGGAGATCACTCACAggtttttgcatttttattggGGACTCATTGGTaggttggaaatcaaagaaacaagtgaCTGTTTCTAGGTCCTCAGCAGAAGCAGAATATAGAGCATTGGCCACTACAAGCTGTGAAATTGTTTGGCTCCTTGGTCTGCTAAAGGAACTCAGCATTGACCATACACAACCTGCTCTCTTACTCTGTGATAACCAGGTAGCCATCCATATCACAAAGAACCCTATTTTCCATGAGAGAACTAAACATATAGAACTGGATTGCCATTTTGTTAGAGAAAAGGTTTTGGCTGGAATCAtttgtccaagatgggaatacTCAATATCTatgcccatcttgagggggagtctcACGAAACAGAAGATGAATGCAAGGAAAAGAAGCATGAAGACACTGCACAAGTACACCACAGCATGCAGAGAACACCATGCAACAAGCAAGTTGATGAAAAGCACAATGCAGCAGATGAAAAGTGTAAAGCACTGACACAGAAAAGCAAATAAAGTGATGAAAAACAATGTCAAGAAAATAGATTGCAGTAGATTGCTTGTAAAACAGTAGACAATGTAAAGTTAACTTTAGGACTTTTTGCTTCTGATCTTTCTGTTCTTCTCCTTCtgtgatgtatatatatatgtagcagaACCTTGTATCATTTTAACTCAAGGAAATGAGAATAAGTTTTTCTCTATATTGAAACCTCAGTTCGAATTCTTGTTGTTCCTATTTCATTTCTAACACCCATTGGAGGTTTAGTCCGGTTCAGGGTGGAAAAACCTGGAATGAAGGCTTTCGATTCGGTCCCAAAAACACCCTCCGAACCAGACCGAATTCACCCCTACTAGGTACCCATCATTTAATCAGCTGTCATTATTGTGAGGAAAGaagcaaaacacaaaaacatagattttcttataattaatttcaaaatcaacctcatttGACATAATCAATTCATTCTTGATACAACactaaaatacaactctaaagTGAACAACAATAGTCCTTTCAGTCCTCGAATGACATGGAAGAGGACCTTGGAGTGACCAATTAAGCAACAATTTCtgataagataataaaaatgcTAGCTAGCGTTTCATGGTATACAAAGTTTGTAAGAAAGATAGAATCAATAGGATAATAGCTGCCAATGTCGAAAGCATAGCCCATGGAGTGTTGAAATAATTACGCACAAGCACAGCACGCCATCTAGGCCATCTACGTTGGCAATATCCATTCACTTTCTTGCAAAGTCTTCCATAATAGAATGTTTTCAGATAAGAATAATGGTAAAGCTTATTGAAGAACTGTACTGCATCCTTTCGATTTAACCAGCTATCAATAATCTCATTCTCACAAAGTATATCCATGTCTTTTCTAGTGTTAATAAGGTTGCCTATGAGTACGGCGTAGGAACTCAACCTGGACTCACAATTCGGGTAGCATTGTTCAAAGCAAATAAGATTtcgaaaaacagtttctgtggTCTCTTGGCTAAATAATGGAGGAATTTTGAGAATGCCATCGTTGAATTCTACATCCAAGATGCTTTCAGATGTACCCTTCACGAGTTTAATTCCTGCCTCTACAAGGGCCGTGGCAGAAGGCATGACTTCCCAATACTCTGAGTTGCTCTCTTCCTCTTTAGATGATGAAACCAACCATTTTCTAAGCAGGTCAACAATATGCTTGACGCCTTCGAGAGGCAAAATTGTGGTAGGTGGTGGTATGGGTGAAAAAGTGCTCCCAAAGAATCTAATGGCAAGTAGAAGTAAAGCATCGTTGTAGGTTTGTTGTATGGTCGCGTTGAACAAACGCTCGAGTACAATCCAAGGTACTTGGTTTTCTAGTAATATCAAGTCATGGTATAGAAA is part of the Juglans regia cultivar Chandler unplaced genomic scaffold, Walnut 2.0 Scaffold_700, whole genome shotgun sequence genome and encodes:
- the LOC108994245 gene encoding UPF0481 protein At3g47200-like; the encoded protein is MAVTGDSVTINTEGLASSLIEDTESHDLLGSRKCCIFKIPNLLYRQNETAFIPDAFSLGPIHHGHPNMRSTEKFKVMYLHGLITRISSPDTRKKRVIDLVNSIKDVEREAREYYAEPIEYTPEEFVKILVLDGCFIIELFRKKAYEELREQDDPIFSTSCMLQFLYHDLILLENQVPWIVLERLFNATIQQTYNDALLLLAIRFFGSTFSPIPPPTTILPLEGVKHIVDLLRKWLVSSSKEEESNSEYWEVMPSATALVEAGIKLVKGTSESILDVEFNDGILKIPPLFSQETTETVFRNLICFEQCYPNCESRLSSYAVLIGNLINTRKDMDILCENEIIDSWLNRKDAVQFFNKLYHYSYLKTFYYGRLCKKVNGYCQRRWPRWRAVLVRNYFNTPWAMLSTLAAIILLILSFLQTLYTMKR